Proteins encoded together in one Salmo trutta chromosome 3, fSalTru1.1, whole genome shotgun sequence window:
- the cops7a gene encoding COP9 signalosome complex subunit 7a: MEVEQLLSLSGPALAQAISSLLETPGLYVFSDILELPNVRELETGPHAPVYQLLNLFAYGTYCDYKERAASLPELTPAQRNKLRHLSIISLASNLKCLPYSLLLQQLELKNVRELEDLLIEAVYCDIIQGKLDQRNQQVEVDCSVGRDLGPNELPNIANTLQEWCSGCEAVLCGIEEQVTRANQYRESQLKVKVQVETEVSNLQKTLKASSASPSSGPAAAGAASNQDADQPAEPRDPASSQEPRQPGKKSSKVKGLRGSGKIWSKSN, from the exons atggaGGTagagcagctcctctctctctcaggcccgGCGTTGGCCCAGGCCATAAGTTCTCTGCTGGAGACACCAGGCCTCTACGTGTTCTCAGACATCCTTGAGCTGCCCAACGTCagagag CTGGAGACAGGCCCGCACGCACCAGTGTATCAGCTACTCAACCTCTTCGCCTATGGAACCTACTGTGACTATAAAG AgagggcagcctctctcccggagtTGACCCCAGCCCAGAGGAACAAACTCCGTCACCTCTCCATCATCAGTCTGGCATCCAATCTCAAG tgCCTGCCCTACTCCCTGCTCCTGCAGCAGCTGGAGCTGAAGAACGTGCGGGAGCTGGAGGACCTGCTGATTGAGGCGGTCTACTGTGACATCATTCAGGGCAAGCTGGACCAGAGGAACCAGCAGGTGGAGGTGGACTGCAGCGTGGGCCGAGACCTGGGGCCCAACGAGCTGCCCAACATAGCAAACACACTGCAGGAGTG gtgttCAGGATGTGAGGCGGTCCTGTGTGGGATCGAGGAGCAGGTAACCAGAGCCAACCAATACAGAGAGAGCCAGCTGAAGGTCAAAGTTCAGGTGGAGACAGAG gtgtcaAACCTCCAGAAAACGCTAAAGGCCAGCTCCGCCTCCCCGTCGTCCGGCCCCGCCGCCGCTGGAGCCGCATCCAATCAGGATGCAGACCAGCCGGCCGAGCCACGAGACCCCGCCTCCTCTCAGGAACCACGGCAACCGGGCAAGAAGAGTTCAAAGGTCAAAGG